A section of the Pirellulales bacterium genome encodes:
- the folP gene encoding dihydropteroate synthase: TPVSVDTSKALVAREALAAGAEIINDVTALAGDPEMVPLAVHSRAGVCAMHMQGTPQTMQDAPHYDDVVAEVLAWLQIRQRELIAAGIERDQLALDPGIGFGKTHQHNLNLLAGCQQFHQLGSPLVLGHSRKGFIGKVIGDREADRTFGAIGVSLALACHGVQVLRVHDVRSTREALALFAAAGGLDGQPLQLS; this comes from the coding sequence AAACGCCGGTCTCCGTCGACACCTCCAAGGCGCTCGTCGCCCGCGAAGCCCTGGCCGCCGGCGCCGAAATCATTAACGATGTCACCGCCCTGGCGGGCGACCCAGAGATGGTCCCGCTCGCCGTCCATTCGCGCGCGGGCGTCTGCGCCATGCACATGCAAGGCACGCCGCAAACCATGCAAGACGCCCCACACTACGACGACGTAGTGGCCGAAGTTCTTGCCTGGCTGCAAATTCGCCAGCGCGAGTTGATTGCCGCCGGCATCGAGCGCGATCAATTGGCCCTCGATCCCGGCATCGGCTTCGGCAAAACCCATCAACACAATCTCAACCTCTTGGCGGGCTGCCAGCAGTTTCACCAGCTTGGATCGCCGCTGGTCCTCGGGCATTCGCGTAAAGGCTTCATTGGCAAGGTGATTGGCGATCGAGAGGCCGATCGAACTTTTGGCGCCATCGGCGTCTCATTGGCCTTGGCCTGTCATGGCGTGCAGGTGCTCAGGGTGCATGACGTGCGGTCGACCCGCGAAGCTCTAGCGCTGTTCGCTGCCGCCGGTGGCCTGGACGGCCAGCCGCTGCAGCTCTCGTAG